From Salinibacterium sp. ZJ450, one genomic window encodes:
- a CDS encoding CaiB/BaiF CoA-transferase family protein produces the protein MTAPAVPLDAPRSGPLSGIVVADLSRVMAGPYAAMMLGDMGATVVKVEHPSGDETRGFAPPLRDDVATYYLSANRNKYGVALDFGVEEDRQTAVDIIDRSDIVIQNFKVGGLRRFGLDYETLSAERPGLIYASISGFGRGAGAHLPGYDLCAQAVSGLMSIQGDPDGEPYRAGFALFDVFAGMHTVMGVLGALRHRERTGQGQEIEVDLLSSGLASMANQTMAYIGAGVVPQRMGNEHPSLYPYAPFRTADRDLIVAVGNDRQFRTLCAVLDIPAVADDARFLTGPARNEHRETLRRILEPRLVTAGADHWFDQLSARGVPCSPINTIGQGVEYATRMGLDPIQYAGAEQEPTVRHPVTYSATPAGYELAPPTIGQHTDAVRAWITQTTTKKGTE, from the coding sequence ATGACCGCGCCTGCCGTGCCCCTCGACGCGCCGCGTTCCGGGCCGCTCAGCGGCATCGTCGTCGCTGACCTCTCGCGCGTCATGGCCGGCCCGTATGCGGCGATGATGCTCGGCGACATGGGCGCGACGGTCGTGAAGGTCGAGCACCCGAGCGGTGACGAGACCCGGGGGTTCGCGCCTCCGCTGCGAGACGATGTCGCGACGTATTACCTGTCTGCGAACCGCAACAAGTACGGGGTCGCGCTCGATTTCGGTGTCGAAGAGGACCGACAGACAGCCGTCGACATCATCGACCGCAGCGACATCGTCATCCAGAACTTCAAAGTGGGCGGCCTGCGACGGTTCGGCCTCGACTATGAGACTCTGTCGGCCGAGCGTCCCGGTCTCATCTATGCCTCGATCAGCGGCTTTGGCCGAGGCGCCGGCGCGCATCTGCCGGGCTACGACCTCTGCGCGCAAGCCGTCAGCGGCTTGATGTCCATCCAGGGCGACCCGGATGGTGAGCCGTACCGCGCGGGATTCGCCCTGTTCGACGTCTTCGCGGGAATGCACACCGTGATGGGAGTGCTCGGTGCCCTGCGCCACCGCGAACGCACCGGACAGGGCCAGGAGATCGAGGTGGACCTGCTCTCGAGCGGCCTGGCGAGCATGGCGAATCAGACGATGGCCTACATCGGAGCGGGTGTCGTGCCGCAGCGCATGGGCAATGAGCACCCGAGTCTGTATCCGTACGCACCCTTCCGTACCGCCGATCGTGACCTGATCGTCGCCGTCGGCAACGATCGGCAGTTCCGCACACTGTGCGCGGTTCTCGACATTCCGGCGGTAGCCGACGATGCACGTTTTCTCACCGGGCCCGCGCGCAACGAGCATCGTGAAACCCTGCGCCGGATCCTTGAACCACGATTGGTGACGGCGGGTGCCGACCACTGGTTCGACCAGCTCTCCGCCCGCGGCGTGCCCTGCTCACCCATCAACACCATCGGCCAGGGCGTTGAATACGCGACCCGAATGGGCCTCGATCCCATTCAGTACGCGGGGGCAGAGCAGGAGCCCACTGTGCGGCATCCCGTCACTTACTCCGCCACCCCCGCCGGGTACGAGCTTGCGCCGCCGACGATCGGTCAGCACACCGATGCTGTCCGCGCCTGGATCACACAAACAACTACGAAAAAGGGAACTGAATGA